A single Cottoperca gobio chromosome 5, fCotGob3.1, whole genome shotgun sequence DNA region contains:
- the pfkfb4a gene encoding 6-phosphofructo-2-kinase/fructose-2,6-bisphosphatase 4a isoform X5 yields MMRGCSRTRLTQNQGTAVCMTNCPTLIVTVGLPARGKTYISKKLTRYLNWIGVPTREFNVGQYRREFVKIYKSFEFFRPDNEEGLKIRRQCASAALNDVRQYLTEEGGQVAVFDATNTTRERRETIVQFAEQNGFKVFFVESVCEDPDVIQENIVQVKLGSPDYTNCNTDEAVEDFLKRIKCYENSYETLDEVLDRDLSYIKIMDVGQRFLVNRVLDHIQSRIVYYLMNIHITPRSIYLCRHGESELNVNGRIGGDSGLTPRGKAFGKKLSQFIQTQGISDLKVWTSQMKRTIQTAEALDVPYEQWKVLNEIDAGVCEEMMYEEIQDHYPLEFALRDQDKYRYRYPKGESYEDLVQRLEPVIMELERQENVLVVCHQAVMRCLLAYFLDKTAEELPYLKCPLHTVLKLTPVAYGCKVESISLNVDAVNTHRERPENVNIHRTTQDALHTVPPHV; encoded by the exons ATGATGAGAGGCTGCAGCCGCACCAGACTCACACAGAACCAGGGCACAGCGG TATGCATGACCAACTGTCCCACCCTGATAGTGACAGTGGGCCTTCCTGCCAGGGGGAAGACCTATATCTCCAAGAAGCTGACCCGCTATCTTAACTGGATCGGAGTGCCCACCAGAG AGTTTAACGTCGGGCAGTACAGGAGAGAGTTTGTGAAGATCTACAAGTCCTTCGAGTTCTTCCGTCCAGACAACGAAGAGGGGTTAAAGATCAGACG ACAATGTGCCTCAGCAGCGTTGAACGATGTGCGGCAGTATCTCACAGAAGAAGGAGGCCAAGTGGCG GTTTTTGATGCAACAAACACCACCAGAGAAAGGAGGGAAACCATCGTCCAGTTTGCAGAGCAGAATGGATTTAAG gtgtTCTTCGtggagtctgtgtgtgaagaCCCAGATGTCATACAGGAGAACATAGTG CAAGTGAAGCTGGGTAGCCCCGACTACACCAACTGCAACACAGACGAAGCCGTGGAAGATTTCTTGAAGAGGATCAAGTGTTATGAAAACTCCTACGAGACGCTGGATGAAGTCCTGGACAG GGACCTGTCCTACATTAAAATCATGGACGTGGGTCAGCGGTTCTTGGTCAACAGGGTGTTGGACCACATCCAGAGCCGGATTGTCTACTATCTCATGAACATTCACATCACGCCGCGCTCCATCTACCTGTGCCGCCACGGCGAGAGCGAGCTCAACGTCAACGGTCGAATCGGAGGAGACTCGGGCCTCACGCCCAGGGGCAAAGCG TTTGGAAAGAAGCTGAGCCAGTTCATCCAGACGCAGGGCATCAGCGACCTGAAGGTGTGGACCAGTCAGATGAAGAGAACCATCCAGACAGCCGAGGCTCTCGACGTGCCCTACGAACAGTGGAAGGTCCTGAACGAGATTGATGCG ggtgtgtgtgaggagatgATGTACGAGGAGATCCAGGATCACTATCCTCTGGAGTTTGCTCTGAGGGACCAGGACAAATACCGCTATCGGTACCCGAAAGGAGAG TCCTATGAGGACCTGGTGCAGCGGTTGGAGCCGGTCATCATGGAGCTGGAGCGGCAAGAGAACGTGCTGGTCGTCTGTCACCAGGCCGTCATGCGCTGCCTGCTGGCCTATTTCCTGGACAAGACGGCAG AGGAGCTGCCCTACCTGAAGTGCCCGCTGCACACCGTGCTGAAGCTAACGCCAGTGGCCTACG GCTGTAAGGTGGAGTCCATCAGCTTGAATGTGGAcgcagtcaacacacacagagaaagaccaGAG
- the mapkapk3 gene encoding LOW QUALITY PROTEIN: MAP kinase-activated protein kinase 3 (The sequence of the model RefSeq protein was modified relative to this genomic sequence to represent the inferred CDS: inserted 1 base in 1 codon) yields the protein MLQNGNEKMKPIEAPKAEGEPDNPLKQQQQQQPAAPPAXDSEPTHFPLPDYPKVEIKRHAVTDDYKISTQVLGLGINGKVLQCFNKKTGEKCALKILYDSPKARREVELHWRVSGGPYIVRILSLYENMHHGKKCLLIIMECMEGGELFSRIQARGDQAFTEKEASEIMRDIGTAIEYLHNINIAHRDIKPENLLYTNKEKKGVLKLTDFGFAKETTLHNPLQTPCYTPYYVAPEVLGPEKYDKSCDMWSLGVIMYILLCGFPPFYSNTGQAISPGMKRRIRMGQYEFPNPEWAEVSQEAKDVIHQLLKTDPNERMTITRFMNHPWINKSMVVPSTPLHTTRVLTEDREMWEDVKEEMTSALATMRVDYDQVKIKDLDTSSNPLLNKRRKKAAAGAKPSGSTVCQSQ from the exons ATGCTACAAAATGGAAACGAGAAGATGAAGCCGATTGAAGCGCCAAAGGCTGAGGGAGAGCCGGACAACCCgctgaaacagcagcagcagcagcagcccgcGGCTCCCCCCG GCGACAGCGAGCCCACACACTTCCCCTTGCCCGATTATCCCAAAGTGGAGATAAAGCGCCACGCAGTGACGGACGATTATAAAATCTCCACTCAGGTTCTGGGTTTAGGGATCAATGGAAAAGTCCTTCAGTGCTTCAACAAGAAGACTGGAGAGAAGTGCGCTTTGAAG ATCCTCTACGACAGCCCCAAAGCCAGACGAGAGGTGGAGCTCCACTGGCGAGTATCAGGAGGGCCGTATATTGTTCGCATCCTCAGCCTGTATGAGAACATGCATCATGGGAAGAAGTGCCTGCTCATCATCATGGAGTG tatGGAGGGGGGAGAGCTGTTCAGCCGAATCCAGGCCAGAGGAGACCAGGCCTTCACTGAGAAAG AGGCTTCTGAGATTATGAGGGACATTGGCACGGCCATAGAGTATCTCCACAACATTAACATCGCGCACAGAGACATCAAG CCAGAGAACCTGCTGTACaccaacaaagagaaaaagggagTCCTCAAACTAACAGACTTTGGCTTTGCTAAGGAGACAACGCTACACAACCCTCTCCAGACCCCCTGCTATACACCGTACTATGTGG CTCCTGAGGTTTTGGGTCCGGAGAAATATGACAAGTCATGTGACATGTGGTCTCTGGGCGTCATCATGTACATCTT GTTGTGTGGCTTCCCTCCATTTTACTCCAACACGGGCCAGGCCATTTCTCcggggatgaagaggaggatcaGGATGGGCCAGTACGAATTCCCAAACCCAGAGTGGGCAGAGGTGTCACAGGAAG CCAAAGATGTGATCCATCAGCTGCTGAAGACAGATCCTAACGAGAGAATGACCATCACTCGATTCATGAACCATCCCTGGATTAAT AAGTCTATGGTGGTTCCCTCCACTCCGCTCCACACCACCCGGGTCCTGActgaagacagagagatgtgggaGGATGTGAAG GAAGAGATGACCAGCGCTCTAGCGACCATGCGCGTGGACTACGACCAGGTCAAAATCAAAGATCTGGACACTTCCAGCAACCCGCTGCTCAACAAGAGACGCAAGAAGGCCGCTGCGGGAGCCAAGCCAAGCGGGTCCACGGTGTGCCAAAGTCAGTGA
- the pfkfb4a gene encoding 6-phosphofructo-2-kinase/fructose-2,6-bisphosphatase 4a isoform X6, with translation MTNCPTLIVTVGLPARGKTYISKKLTRYLNWIGVPTREFNVGQYRREFVKIYKSFEFFRPDNEEGLKIRRQCASAALNDVRQYLTEEGGQVAVFDATNTTRERRETIVQFAEQNGFKVFFVESVCEDPDVIQENIVQVKLGSPDYTNCNTDEAVEDFLKRIKCYENSYETLDEVLDRDLSYIKIMDVGQRFLVNRVLDHIQSRIVYYLMNIHITPRSIYLCRHGESELNVNGRIGGDSGLTPRGKAFGKKLSQFIQTQGISDLKVWTSQMKRTIQTAEALDVPYEQWKVLNEIDAGVCEEMMYEEIQDHYPLEFALRDQDKYRYRYPKGESYEDLVQRLEPVIMELERQENVLVVCHQAVMRCLLAYFLDKTAEELPYLKCPLHTVLKLTPVAYGCKVESISLNVDAVNTHRERPENVEVSRMSKEALLTVPAHQ, from the exons ATGACCAACTGTCCCACCCTGATAGTGACAGTGGGCCTTCCTGCCAGGGGGAAGACCTATATCTCCAAGAAGCTGACCCGCTATCTTAACTGGATCGGAGTGCCCACCAGAG AGTTTAACGTCGGGCAGTACAGGAGAGAGTTTGTGAAGATCTACAAGTCCTTCGAGTTCTTCCGTCCAGACAACGAAGAGGGGTTAAAGATCAGACG ACAATGTGCCTCAGCAGCGTTGAACGATGTGCGGCAGTATCTCACAGAAGAAGGAGGCCAAGTGGCG GTTTTTGATGCAACAAACACCACCAGAGAAAGGAGGGAAACCATCGTCCAGTTTGCAGAGCAGAATGGATTTAAG gtgtTCTTCGtggagtctgtgtgtgaagaCCCAGATGTCATACAGGAGAACATAGTG CAAGTGAAGCTGGGTAGCCCCGACTACACCAACTGCAACACAGACGAAGCCGTGGAAGATTTCTTGAAGAGGATCAAGTGTTATGAAAACTCCTACGAGACGCTGGATGAAGTCCTGGACAG GGACCTGTCCTACATTAAAATCATGGACGTGGGTCAGCGGTTCTTGGTCAACAGGGTGTTGGACCACATCCAGAGCCGGATTGTCTACTATCTCATGAACATTCACATCACGCCGCGCTCCATCTACCTGTGCCGCCACGGCGAGAGCGAGCTCAACGTCAACGGTCGAATCGGAGGAGACTCGGGCCTCACGCCCAGGGGCAAAGCG TTTGGAAAGAAGCTGAGCCAGTTCATCCAGACGCAGGGCATCAGCGACCTGAAGGTGTGGACCAGTCAGATGAAGAGAACCATCCAGACAGCCGAGGCTCTCGACGTGCCCTACGAACAGTGGAAGGTCCTGAACGAGATTGATGCG ggtgtgtgtgaggagatgATGTACGAGGAGATCCAGGATCACTATCCTCTGGAGTTTGCTCTGAGGGACCAGGACAAATACCGCTATCGGTACCCGAAAGGAGAG TCCTATGAGGACCTGGTGCAGCGGTTGGAGCCGGTCATCATGGAGCTGGAGCGGCAAGAGAACGTGCTGGTCGTCTGTCACCAGGCCGTCATGCGCTGCCTGCTGGCCTATTTCCTGGACAAGACGGCAG AGGAGCTGCCCTACCTGAAGTGCCCGCTGCACACCGTGCTGAAGCTAACGCCAGTGGCCTACG GCTGTAAGGTGGAGTCCATCAGCTTGAATGTGGAcgcagtcaacacacacagagaaagaccaGAG AACGTAGAAGTGTCGCGGATGTCAAAGGAGGCTTTGCTAACAGTGCCAGCTCACCAATGA
- the pfkfb4a gene encoding 6-phosphofructo-2-kinase/fructose-2,6-bisphosphatase 4a isoform X3 — protein MQPSSVLLVTPVPILLRRVHAYSQNVFCEKVCMTNCPTLIVTVGLPARGKTYISKKLTRYLNWIGVPTREFNVGQYRREFVKIYKSFEFFRPDNEEGLKIRRQCASAALNDVRQYLTEEGGQVAVFDATNTTRERRETIVQFAEQNGFKVFFVESVCEDPDVIQENIVQVKLGSPDYTNCNTDEAVEDFLKRIKCYENSYETLDEVLDRDLSYIKIMDVGQRFLVNRVLDHIQSRIVYYLMNIHITPRSIYLCRHGESELNVNGRIGGDSGLTPRGKAFGKKLSQFIQTQGISDLKVWTSQMKRTIQTAEALDVPYEQWKVLNEIDAGVCEEMMYEEIQDHYPLEFALRDQDKYRYRYPKGESYEDLVQRLEPVIMELERQENVLVVCHQAVMRCLLAYFLDKTAEELPYLKCPLHTVLKLTPVAYGCKVESISLNVDAVNTHRERPENVEVSRMSKEALLTVPAHQ, from the exons ATGCAGCCATCATCagtgttattagttacacctgtgcctATCCTGCTGCGACGTGTCCACGCCTACAGCCAAAACGTCTTTTGTGAAAAAG TATGCATGACCAACTGTCCCACCCTGATAGTGACAGTGGGCCTTCCTGCCAGGGGGAAGACCTATATCTCCAAGAAGCTGACCCGCTATCTTAACTGGATCGGAGTGCCCACCAGAG AGTTTAACGTCGGGCAGTACAGGAGAGAGTTTGTGAAGATCTACAAGTCCTTCGAGTTCTTCCGTCCAGACAACGAAGAGGGGTTAAAGATCAGACG ACAATGTGCCTCAGCAGCGTTGAACGATGTGCGGCAGTATCTCACAGAAGAAGGAGGCCAAGTGGCG GTTTTTGATGCAACAAACACCACCAGAGAAAGGAGGGAAACCATCGTCCAGTTTGCAGAGCAGAATGGATTTAAG gtgtTCTTCGtggagtctgtgtgtgaagaCCCAGATGTCATACAGGAGAACATAGTG CAAGTGAAGCTGGGTAGCCCCGACTACACCAACTGCAACACAGACGAAGCCGTGGAAGATTTCTTGAAGAGGATCAAGTGTTATGAAAACTCCTACGAGACGCTGGATGAAGTCCTGGACAG GGACCTGTCCTACATTAAAATCATGGACGTGGGTCAGCGGTTCTTGGTCAACAGGGTGTTGGACCACATCCAGAGCCGGATTGTCTACTATCTCATGAACATTCACATCACGCCGCGCTCCATCTACCTGTGCCGCCACGGCGAGAGCGAGCTCAACGTCAACGGTCGAATCGGAGGAGACTCGGGCCTCACGCCCAGGGGCAAAGCG TTTGGAAAGAAGCTGAGCCAGTTCATCCAGACGCAGGGCATCAGCGACCTGAAGGTGTGGACCAGTCAGATGAAGAGAACCATCCAGACAGCCGAGGCTCTCGACGTGCCCTACGAACAGTGGAAGGTCCTGAACGAGATTGATGCG ggtgtgtgtgaggagatgATGTACGAGGAGATCCAGGATCACTATCCTCTGGAGTTTGCTCTGAGGGACCAGGACAAATACCGCTATCGGTACCCGAAAGGAGAG TCCTATGAGGACCTGGTGCAGCGGTTGGAGCCGGTCATCATGGAGCTGGAGCGGCAAGAGAACGTGCTGGTCGTCTGTCACCAGGCCGTCATGCGCTGCCTGCTGGCCTATTTCCTGGACAAGACGGCAG AGGAGCTGCCCTACCTGAAGTGCCCGCTGCACACCGTGCTGAAGCTAACGCCAGTGGCCTACG GCTGTAAGGTGGAGTCCATCAGCTTGAATGTGGAcgcagtcaacacacacagagaaagaccaGAG AACGTAGAAGTGTCGCGGATGTCAAAGGAGGCTTTGCTAACAGTGCCAGCTCACCAATGA
- the pfkfb4a gene encoding 6-phosphofructo-2-kinase/fructose-2,6-bisphosphatase 4a isoform X4, giving the protein MMRGCSRTRLTQNQGTAVCMTNCPTLIVTVGLPARGKTYISKKLTRYLNWIGVPTREFNVGQYRREFVKIYKSFEFFRPDNEEGLKIRRQCASAALNDVRQYLTEEGGQVAVFDATNTTRERRETIVQFAEQNGFKVFFVESVCEDPDVIQENIVQVKLGSPDYTNCNTDEAVEDFLKRIKCYENSYETLDEVLDRDLSYIKIMDVGQRFLVNRVLDHIQSRIVYYLMNIHITPRSIYLCRHGESELNVNGRIGGDSGLTPRGKAFGKKLSQFIQTQGISDLKVWTSQMKRTIQTAEALDVPYEQWKVLNEIDAGVCEEMMYEEIQDHYPLEFALRDQDKYRYRYPKGESYEDLVQRLEPVIMELERQENVLVVCHQAVMRCLLAYFLDKTAEELPYLKCPLHTVLKLTPVAYGCKVESISLNVDAVNTHRERPENVEVSRMSKEALLTVPAHQ; this is encoded by the exons ATGATGAGAGGCTGCAGCCGCACCAGACTCACACAGAACCAGGGCACAGCGG TATGCATGACCAACTGTCCCACCCTGATAGTGACAGTGGGCCTTCCTGCCAGGGGGAAGACCTATATCTCCAAGAAGCTGACCCGCTATCTTAACTGGATCGGAGTGCCCACCAGAG AGTTTAACGTCGGGCAGTACAGGAGAGAGTTTGTGAAGATCTACAAGTCCTTCGAGTTCTTCCGTCCAGACAACGAAGAGGGGTTAAAGATCAGACG ACAATGTGCCTCAGCAGCGTTGAACGATGTGCGGCAGTATCTCACAGAAGAAGGAGGCCAAGTGGCG GTTTTTGATGCAACAAACACCACCAGAGAAAGGAGGGAAACCATCGTCCAGTTTGCAGAGCAGAATGGATTTAAG gtgtTCTTCGtggagtctgtgtgtgaagaCCCAGATGTCATACAGGAGAACATAGTG CAAGTGAAGCTGGGTAGCCCCGACTACACCAACTGCAACACAGACGAAGCCGTGGAAGATTTCTTGAAGAGGATCAAGTGTTATGAAAACTCCTACGAGACGCTGGATGAAGTCCTGGACAG GGACCTGTCCTACATTAAAATCATGGACGTGGGTCAGCGGTTCTTGGTCAACAGGGTGTTGGACCACATCCAGAGCCGGATTGTCTACTATCTCATGAACATTCACATCACGCCGCGCTCCATCTACCTGTGCCGCCACGGCGAGAGCGAGCTCAACGTCAACGGTCGAATCGGAGGAGACTCGGGCCTCACGCCCAGGGGCAAAGCG TTTGGAAAGAAGCTGAGCCAGTTCATCCAGACGCAGGGCATCAGCGACCTGAAGGTGTGGACCAGTCAGATGAAGAGAACCATCCAGACAGCCGAGGCTCTCGACGTGCCCTACGAACAGTGGAAGGTCCTGAACGAGATTGATGCG ggtgtgtgtgaggagatgATGTACGAGGAGATCCAGGATCACTATCCTCTGGAGTTTGCTCTGAGGGACCAGGACAAATACCGCTATCGGTACCCGAAAGGAGAG TCCTATGAGGACCTGGTGCAGCGGTTGGAGCCGGTCATCATGGAGCTGGAGCGGCAAGAGAACGTGCTGGTCGTCTGTCACCAGGCCGTCATGCGCTGCCTGCTGGCCTATTTCCTGGACAAGACGGCAG AGGAGCTGCCCTACCTGAAGTGCCCGCTGCACACCGTGCTGAAGCTAACGCCAGTGGCCTACG GCTGTAAGGTGGAGTCCATCAGCTTGAATGTGGAcgcagtcaacacacacagagaaagaccaGAG AACGTAGAAGTGTCGCGGATGTCAAAGGAGGCTTTGCTAACAGTGCCAGCTCACCAATGA
- the pfkfb4a gene encoding 6-phosphofructo-2-kinase/fructose-2,6-bisphosphatase 4a isoform X2, whose amino-acid sequence MKRRSHSEQHHGKRPRFPGAAASTSPQDEMEDKTPSNPRELTQNPLKKIWMPCKNGLPEKHISQRKVCMTNCPTLIVTVGLPARGKTYISKKLTRYLNWIGVPTREFNVGQYRREFVKIYKSFEFFRPDNEEGLKIRRQCASAALNDVRQYLTEEGGQVAVFDATNTTRERRETIVQFAEQNGFKVFFVESVCEDPDVIQENIVQVKLGSPDYTNCNTDEAVEDFLKRIKCYENSYETLDEVLDRDLSYIKIMDVGQRFLVNRVLDHIQSRIVYYLMNIHITPRSIYLCRHGESELNVNGRIGGDSGLTPRGKAFGKKLSQFIQTQGISDLKVWTSQMKRTIQTAEALDVPYEQWKVLNEIDAGVCEEMMYEEIQDHYPLEFALRDQDKYRYRYPKGESYEDLVQRLEPVIMELERQENVLVVCHQAVMRCLLAYFLDKTAEELPYLKCPLHTVLKLTPVAYGCKVESISLNVDAVNTHRERPENVNIHRTTQDALHTVPPHV is encoded by the exons ATGAAGCGCCGGTCACATTCAGAGCAGCATCACGGGAAAAGGCCCCGTTTTCCCGGCGCGGCAGCCTCCACCTCACCGCAAGACGAAATGGAGGACAAAACACCGTCAAATCCGCGGGAACTCACCCAAAACCCCCTCAAGAAGATCTGGATGCCGTGTAAAAATGGCCTTcctgaaaaacatatttctcaaAGAAAGG TATGCATGACCAACTGTCCCACCCTGATAGTGACAGTGGGCCTTCCTGCCAGGGGGAAGACCTATATCTCCAAGAAGCTGACCCGCTATCTTAACTGGATCGGAGTGCCCACCAGAG AGTTTAACGTCGGGCAGTACAGGAGAGAGTTTGTGAAGATCTACAAGTCCTTCGAGTTCTTCCGTCCAGACAACGAAGAGGGGTTAAAGATCAGACG ACAATGTGCCTCAGCAGCGTTGAACGATGTGCGGCAGTATCTCACAGAAGAAGGAGGCCAAGTGGCG GTTTTTGATGCAACAAACACCACCAGAGAAAGGAGGGAAACCATCGTCCAGTTTGCAGAGCAGAATGGATTTAAG gtgtTCTTCGtggagtctgtgtgtgaagaCCCAGATGTCATACAGGAGAACATAGTG CAAGTGAAGCTGGGTAGCCCCGACTACACCAACTGCAACACAGACGAAGCCGTGGAAGATTTCTTGAAGAGGATCAAGTGTTATGAAAACTCCTACGAGACGCTGGATGAAGTCCTGGACAG GGACCTGTCCTACATTAAAATCATGGACGTGGGTCAGCGGTTCTTGGTCAACAGGGTGTTGGACCACATCCAGAGCCGGATTGTCTACTATCTCATGAACATTCACATCACGCCGCGCTCCATCTACCTGTGCCGCCACGGCGAGAGCGAGCTCAACGTCAACGGTCGAATCGGAGGAGACTCGGGCCTCACGCCCAGGGGCAAAGCG TTTGGAAAGAAGCTGAGCCAGTTCATCCAGACGCAGGGCATCAGCGACCTGAAGGTGTGGACCAGTCAGATGAAGAGAACCATCCAGACAGCCGAGGCTCTCGACGTGCCCTACGAACAGTGGAAGGTCCTGAACGAGATTGATGCG ggtgtgtgtgaggagatgATGTACGAGGAGATCCAGGATCACTATCCTCTGGAGTTTGCTCTGAGGGACCAGGACAAATACCGCTATCGGTACCCGAAAGGAGAG TCCTATGAGGACCTGGTGCAGCGGTTGGAGCCGGTCATCATGGAGCTGGAGCGGCAAGAGAACGTGCTGGTCGTCTGTCACCAGGCCGTCATGCGCTGCCTGCTGGCCTATTTCCTGGACAAGACGGCAG AGGAGCTGCCCTACCTGAAGTGCCCGCTGCACACCGTGCTGAAGCTAACGCCAGTGGCCTACG GCTGTAAGGTGGAGTCCATCAGCTTGAATGTGGAcgcagtcaacacacacagagaaagaccaGAG
- the pfkfb4a gene encoding 6-phosphofructo-2-kinase/fructose-2,6-bisphosphatase 4a isoform X1, whose amino-acid sequence MKRRSHSEQHHGKRPRFPGAAASTSPQDEMEDKTPSNPRELTQNPLKKIWMPCKNGLPEKHISQRKVCMTNCPTLIVTVGLPARGKTYISKKLTRYLNWIGVPTREFNVGQYRREFVKIYKSFEFFRPDNEEGLKIRRQCASAALNDVRQYLTEEGGQVAVFDATNTTRERRETIVQFAEQNGFKVFFVESVCEDPDVIQENIVQVKLGSPDYTNCNTDEAVEDFLKRIKCYENSYETLDEVLDRDLSYIKIMDVGQRFLVNRVLDHIQSRIVYYLMNIHITPRSIYLCRHGESELNVNGRIGGDSGLTPRGKAFGKKLSQFIQTQGISDLKVWTSQMKRTIQTAEALDVPYEQWKVLNEIDAGVCEEMMYEEIQDHYPLEFALRDQDKYRYRYPKGESYEDLVQRLEPVIMELERQENVLVVCHQAVMRCLLAYFLDKTAEELPYLKCPLHTVLKLTPVAYGCKVESISLNVDAVNTHRERPENVEVSRMSKEALLTVPAHQ is encoded by the exons ATGAAGCGCCGGTCACATTCAGAGCAGCATCACGGGAAAAGGCCCCGTTTTCCCGGCGCGGCAGCCTCCACCTCACCGCAAGACGAAATGGAGGACAAAACACCGTCAAATCCGCGGGAACTCACCCAAAACCCCCTCAAGAAGATCTGGATGCCGTGTAAAAATGGCCTTcctgaaaaacatatttctcaaAGAAAGG TATGCATGACCAACTGTCCCACCCTGATAGTGACAGTGGGCCTTCCTGCCAGGGGGAAGACCTATATCTCCAAGAAGCTGACCCGCTATCTTAACTGGATCGGAGTGCCCACCAGAG AGTTTAACGTCGGGCAGTACAGGAGAGAGTTTGTGAAGATCTACAAGTCCTTCGAGTTCTTCCGTCCAGACAACGAAGAGGGGTTAAAGATCAGACG ACAATGTGCCTCAGCAGCGTTGAACGATGTGCGGCAGTATCTCACAGAAGAAGGAGGCCAAGTGGCG GTTTTTGATGCAACAAACACCACCAGAGAAAGGAGGGAAACCATCGTCCAGTTTGCAGAGCAGAATGGATTTAAG gtgtTCTTCGtggagtctgtgtgtgaagaCCCAGATGTCATACAGGAGAACATAGTG CAAGTGAAGCTGGGTAGCCCCGACTACACCAACTGCAACACAGACGAAGCCGTGGAAGATTTCTTGAAGAGGATCAAGTGTTATGAAAACTCCTACGAGACGCTGGATGAAGTCCTGGACAG GGACCTGTCCTACATTAAAATCATGGACGTGGGTCAGCGGTTCTTGGTCAACAGGGTGTTGGACCACATCCAGAGCCGGATTGTCTACTATCTCATGAACATTCACATCACGCCGCGCTCCATCTACCTGTGCCGCCACGGCGAGAGCGAGCTCAACGTCAACGGTCGAATCGGAGGAGACTCGGGCCTCACGCCCAGGGGCAAAGCG TTTGGAAAGAAGCTGAGCCAGTTCATCCAGACGCAGGGCATCAGCGACCTGAAGGTGTGGACCAGTCAGATGAAGAGAACCATCCAGACAGCCGAGGCTCTCGACGTGCCCTACGAACAGTGGAAGGTCCTGAACGAGATTGATGCG ggtgtgtgtgaggagatgATGTACGAGGAGATCCAGGATCACTATCCTCTGGAGTTTGCTCTGAGGGACCAGGACAAATACCGCTATCGGTACCCGAAAGGAGAG TCCTATGAGGACCTGGTGCAGCGGTTGGAGCCGGTCATCATGGAGCTGGAGCGGCAAGAGAACGTGCTGGTCGTCTGTCACCAGGCCGTCATGCGCTGCCTGCTGGCCTATTTCCTGGACAAGACGGCAG AGGAGCTGCCCTACCTGAAGTGCCCGCTGCACACCGTGCTGAAGCTAACGCCAGTGGCCTACG GCTGTAAGGTGGAGTCCATCAGCTTGAATGTGGAcgcagtcaacacacacagagaaagaccaGAG AACGTAGAAGTGTCGCGGATGTCAAAGGAGGCTTTGCTAACAGTGCCAGCTCACCAATGA